The Corvus moneduloides isolate bCorMon1 chromosome 28, bCorMon1.pri, whole genome shotgun sequence genome contains a region encoding:
- the ABCA7 gene encoding phospholipid-transporting ATPase ABCA7 isoform X1, producing the protein MAVGTQLGLLLWKNFTYRRRQRIQLAIEILWPLFLFLILISVRRSHPPFKQHECHFPNKALPSAGTLPWLQGIICNMNNPCFRHPTAGEAPGVVGNFDGSILSRLLTEARQVLLHGHGQRLLRSFARLLPALRRLRDSGNQRRALPVREYLRENETFSRFLRTNTSLPPVLVDELMGARLSPRIFSLESIRLPLKALVCNASVLGSFLVEGDADSTQSLQQGLCALPSSQLRAMEGSFLSQMDFPRLLAEQLSSELGGIAVTVEALGSFLRDATSLMEEVSSMTSLAELRQELEGLRAPNTSTTSTGAFTALSRIACGHPEGGGLRIPSLNWYEDNDVKAFLDRNSSEKRPVASGSSSPFCRELLRSLESNPLSQIFWRGIKPLFVGKILYTPPGPGPDSVMAEVNRTFRELAVLGELGGAWQELGPRIYTLLNSSLEMQVLQDLLLAPSTAQILDGFLNGTSWKLPELATFLAGPAGGPGLTWHQVYADVDAVLSMLSQFMECVCLDKIEAVATEEQLVARALELLEEQQFWAAVVFQPPINATAPGLPPHVRYKIRMDIDDVTRTNKIKDRFWDPGPAADPFSDLRYVWGGFVYIQDLVEQAVVRVQTGAAPRTGVYVQQMPYPCYVDDVFLRVLNRSLPLFMTLAWIYSVAMIIKGVVHEKETRLKETMKTMGLSSGILWLSWFLSSFIPFLLSSALLVLILKLGNILPYSDPAVIFLFLGTFSVATISQCFLISTFFPRANLASACGGIIYFSLYLPYVLCVAWRDYITFPIRVLVSLLSPVAFGFGCDYFSLYEEQGVGIQWHNLGASPVPGDPYSFAAAMGLLLLDAILYGLATWYLEGVFPGQYGIPKPWNFPFLKSYWFGESSSAGHSLYHISPHTAPQVLVEEPPAELQPGVSIRNLVKVYGSTGRAAVNGLSLDFYEGQITSFLGHNGAGKTTTMSILTGLLPPTSGTAYILGWDIRSDIDSIRKSMGMCPQHNVLFDILTVEEHVWFYGRLKGLSEQQVQEEMEQLLQDTGLAHKRREQTRNLSGGMQRKLSVAIAFVGGSRVVILDEPTAGVDPFSRRSIWELLLKYRKGRTIILSTHYMDEAELLGDRTAIISQGRLCCCGSPLFLKARLGTGYHLTLVKRERSGTGGNTSTVPSVTKKDGSDSEHSSDTGLGSERGSDASAVDVAQLSALIQKLVPGSRLVEDIGHEVLFVLPYSGARDGTFGKLFRELDTRLGELGVSSYGISDTTLEEIFLKVAEDTGLDTDTTGTARGAAPCETGDVDVADGELAKGARRAEEPRETDLLRGAAGQACGRVRGWALTCRQLRALFTKRMLHARRSTRGFFAQIVLPAVFVCIALLFSLIVPPFGKYPPLQLQPWMYGQQFTFFSNDAPGDPDMARLLDALLAEPGFGTKCMKEEEKATGLCPPASHPDGFSAPSAPPSLLEALWRGNWTQAEPSPPCQCSGPGAHRMLPECPEGAGGLPPPQVQRGTGDILQNLTGRNISDYLVKTYPQVIRQELRNKKWVNEQRYGGFSLGAGSSQALPSAAEVDQAVLELRVLLSITPGSPSDRFLANLSRFIEGLDARRNIKVWFNNKGWHAMVSFLNVASNGLLRAWLPPGTDPTRFGITATNHPLNLTKEQLSEAALMATSVDVLVSICVIFAMSFVPASFVVFLIEERVSKAKHLQFVSGMKPITYWLGNFAWDMCNYLVPALLVILIFLCFQQESYVSSANLPSLVLLLLLYGWSITPLMYPASFLFSIPSTAYVALTCINLFIGINGSVATFVLELFVDQNLNDINRVLKKVFLIFPHFCLGRGLIDMVKNQAMADAFERFGDKRFVSPLSWDLAGKNMFAMAIEGIIFFLFTLLLQYHRFFLRLAPRALELPSLGDEDQDVARERARVGSIPLHSHLLLLKDLTKVYRRRKAPAVDRLCVAIPPGECFGLLGVNGAGKTSTFKMLTGDTEVTLGEAWLKGHSVLTDLQSVHQHMGYCPQFDAITDLLTGREHLEFYSRLRGVPEEETPRVAQWGIAALGLGPHADRPAGKYSGGNKRKLSTAIALLGCPPVVFLDEPTTGMDPQARRFLWERILGVIRDGRSVVLTSHSMEECEALCTRMAIMVNGRFRCLGSVQHLKNRFGDGYTVVVRAGGPGPAAVQALLQQHFPGIVLRERHGGLLQYHLPARVASLATVFSLLAAHRGPCHIEDYSVSQTTLDQVFVHFAQEQSDGDVGEVTAPEQDAAPSPGRRLTTFLEDDSYQESAV; encoded by the exons ATGGCCGTGGGTacccagctggggctgctgctctggaagaaCTTCACCTACCGCCGGCGGCAGCGG ATCCAGCTGGCTATCGAGATCCTGTGGcccctcttcctcttccttatCTTGATCTCAGTGCGGCGATCCCACCCGCCCTTCAAGCAGCACGAGT GCCACTTCCCCAACAAGGCGCTGCCCTCGGCAGggaccctgccctggctgcagggcatCATCTGCAACATGAACAACCCCTGCTTCCGGCATCCCACGGCGGGAGAGGCCCCTGGCGTGGTGGGCAACTTCGATGGCTCCAT CCTCTCCCGCCTCCTGACCGAAGCCCGGCAGGTCCTACTCCACGGCCACGGGCAGCGGCTCCTGCGCAGCTTCGCCCGGCTCCTGCCCGCCTTGCGCCGGCTCCGGGACAGTGGGAATCAGCGGAGGG ctctgccggTGAGGGAATACTTGAGAGAGAACGAGACCTTCTCCCGGTTCCTGCGGACCAACACATCTCTGCCCCCGGTGCTGGTGGATGAGCTGATGGGGGCTCGGCTCAGCCCCCGCATC tTCTCCCTGGAGAGCATTCGCCTCCCGCTAAAAGCCCTGGTCTGCAACGCCTCGGTCCTGGGGAGCTTCCTGGTGGAGGGCGACGCCGACTCcacccagagcctgcagcaagGACTGTGCgcactgcccagctcccagctccgTGCCATGGAGggctccttcctctcccagatGGACTTCCCGCGGCTCCTGGCG GAACAGCTGAGCTCAGAGTTGGGCGGAATCGCTGTCACCGTGGAAGCTTTGGGCAGCTTCCTGCGGGATGCAACATCCCTGATGGAGGAG GTCTCCTCCATGACCAGCCTGGCCGAGCTGCGGCAGGAGTTAGAGGGGCTCAGGGCCCCCaacaccagcaccaccagcacgGGCGCCTTCACAGCCCTATCACGCATCGCCTGTGGACACCCCGAGGGTGGGGGGCTCAGGATCCCCTCCCTCAACTGGTATGAGGACAATGACGTCAAAGCATTCCTGGACCGTAACAGCTCGGAGAAGAGACCCGTGgcctcaggcagcagca gtcccttctGCCGGGAGCTGCTCCGCAGCCTGGAGTCCAACCCCCTCTCACAGATCTTCTGGCGGGGGATCAAGCCCCTCTTTGTGGGGAAGATCCTGTACACGCCacccgggcccggccccgacAGTGTGATGGCTGAG GTGAATCGGACCTTCCGGGAGCTGGCGGTGCTGGGGGAGTTGGGGGgtgcctggcaggagctgggaccCCGAATCTACACCCTCCTCAACAGCAGCCTGGAGATGCAGGTGCTCCAG gacctgctgctggccccgAGCACAGCCCAGATCCTGGATGGGTTCCTCAACGGCACCTCCTGgaagctgccagagctggccACGTTCctggcggggccggcgggggggCCGGGCCTCACCTGGCACCAGGTGTACGCTGATGTGGACGCGGTCCTGAGCATGCTGTCACAGTTCATGGAG TGTGTCTGCCTGGACAAGATCGAGGCAGTGGccacagaggagcagctggtAGCCcgggccctggagctgctggaggagcagcagtttTGGGCAGCAGTGGTCTTCCAGCCCCCCATCAATGCCACAGCCCCCGGACTGCCACCCCATGTCCGCTACAAGATCCGCATGGACATCGATGATGTCACGAGGACCAACAAGATCAAGGACAG GTTTTGGGACCCAGGCCCTGCAGCTGACCCCTTCAGTGACTTGCGCTATGTCTGGGGAGGCTTCGTCTACATTCAGGACCTGGTGGAGCAGGCAGTGGTGCGGGTGCAGACTGGGGCTGCCCCACGGACAGGGGTCTACGTCCAGCAGATGCCCTACCCCTGCTATGTGGACGATGT GTTCCTGAGAGTCCTGAACCGCTCACTGCCTCTCTTTATGACGCTGGCCTGGATCTACTCAGTGGCCATGATCATCAAGGGGGTGGTGCATGAGAAGGAGACGCGTCTCAAGGAGACCATGAAGACCATGGGGCTGAGCAGTGGGATCCTCTGGCTCAGCTGGTTCCTCAGCAGCTTCATCCCCTtcctcctcagctctgccctccttGTCCTCATCCTCAAG CTGGGAAACATCCTGCCCTACAGCGACCCAGCagtcatcttcctcttcctcggCACCTTCTCGGTGGCCACCATCAGCCAGTGCTTCCTCATCAGCACCTTCTTCCCCCGTGCCAACCTGGCCTCGGCGTGCGGTGGCATCATCTACTTCTCGCTGTACCTGCCCTACGTGCTGTGCGTCGCCTGGCGCGACTACATCACCTTCCCAATCCGCGTCCTCGTG AGCCTGCTGTCCCCTGTGGCCTTCGGCTTCGGCTGCGATTACTTCTCCCTCTACGAGGAGCAGGGGGTGGGCATCCAGTGGCACAACCTGGGTGCCAGCCCCGTGCCAGGAGACCCGTACAGCTTTGCTGCGGccatggggctgctgctgctggatgctATCCTCTATGGCCTGGCGACCTGGTACCTCGAAGGTGTCTTCCCAG GTCAGTACGGGATCCCCAAGCCCTGGAATTTCCCCTTCCTGAAGAGTTACTGGTTTGGAGAGTCATCCTCAGCTGGGCACTCCCTGTACCACATCAGCCCCCACACTGCACCCCAAG TGCTGGTGGAGGAGCCGCCTGCCGAGCTCCAGCCCGGCGTCTCCATCCGCAACCTGGTGAAGGTCTATGGCAGCACTGGCCGTGCGGCCGTCAATGGACTGAGCCTGGACTTCTATGAGGGGCAGATCACATCCTTCCTGGGCCATAACGGTGCTGGAAAGACCACCACCAT GTCCATCTTGACTGGCCTCCTGCCCCCCACTTCGGGCACTGCCTATATCCTGGGCTGGGACATCCGCTCCGATATCGACAGCATCCGCAAATCCATGGGGATGTGTCCCCAGCACAACGTGCTCTTCGACAT CCTGACGGTGGAGGAGCACGTCTGGTTCTACGGGCGGCTGAAGGGGCTCTCGGAGCAGCAGgtgcaggaggagatggagcagctgcTTCAGGACACGGGGTTGGCCCACAAGCGCCGGGAACAGACCAGGAACCTCTCGG GCGGGATGCAGCGGAAGCTCTCGGTGGCCATCGCCTTCGTGGGCGGCTCCCGGGTGGTCATCCTGGACGAGCCCACGGCCGGCGTCGACCCCTTCTCCCGCCGCAGcatctgggagctgctgctcaagTACCGCAAAG GCCGCACCATCATCCTGTCCACCCACTACATGGACGAGGCGGAGCTGTTGGGGGACCGCACCGCCATCATCTCGCAGGGccggctctgctgctgtgggtcCCCCCTCTTcctcaaggccaggctgggcaccgGCTACCACCTCACCCTGGTGAagcgggagcggagcgggaCAGGCGGCAACACCAGCactgtccccagtgtcaccaAAAAG GATGGCAGCGACTCGgagcacagcagtgacacaggcCTGGGCAGCGAGCGGGGCAGTGACGCCAGCGCCGTGG ATGTGGCCCAGCTGTCAGCACTGATCCAGAAGCTGGTGCCCGGCTCCCGGCTGGTGGAGGACATTGGGCACGAGGTGCTCTTTGTCCTGCCCTACAGCGGGGCCAGGGATGGGACCTTCGGGAAGCTGTTCCGCGAGCTGGACACACGCCTGGGGGAACTGGGGGTCTCCAGCTACGGCATCTCCGACACCACTCTGGAAGAG ATCTTCCTGAAGGTGGCTGAGGACACAGGGCTGGACACTGACACCACAG GGACCGCGAGAGGAGCAGCCCCATGCGAGACGGGGGACGTGGATGTGGCCGATGGAGAGCTGG CCAAAGGAGCCCGGCGAG cggAGGAGCCCCGGGAGACGGACCTGctgcggggggcggcggggcaggCCTGCggcagggtgaggggctgggcgCTCACCTGCCGCCAGCTCCGCGCTCTCTTCACCAAGAGGATGCTCCACGCCCGGCGCAGCACCCGCGGCTTCTTCGCGCAG ATCGTCCTCCCCGCCGTCTTCGTCTGCATCGCGCTGCTCTTCAGCCTCATCGTGCCGCCCTTCGGGAAGTACCCGccgctgcagctccagccctggatgTACGGGCAGCAGTTCACCTTTTTCag CAACGATGCCCCGGGAGACCCCGACATGGCCCGGCTGCTGGACGCGCTCCTGGCCGAGCCCGGCTTTGGCACCAAGTGCatgaaggaagaggagaaggc GACGGGGCTGTGCCCACCAGCTTCCCACCCCGATGGCTTCTCggccccctcagcccccccatccctgctggaaGCACTGTGGCGTGGGAACTGGACACAGGCTGAGCCGTCCCCCCCGTGTCAGTGCAGCGGGCCAGGGGCACACAGGATGCTCCCTGAGTGtcccgagggggccggggggctcCCACCACCCCAG GTACagagggggacaggggacatcCTTCAGAACCTGACAGGCAGGAACATCTCCGACTACCTAGTGAAGACCTACCCCCAGGTCATCCGGCAGGA GCTGAGGAACAAGAAATGGGTGAATGAGCAGAG GTACGGCGGCTTCTCCCTGGGCGCCGGCAGCTCCCAGGCCCTGCCGTCAGCAGCAGAGGTGGatcaggcagtgctggagctccGGGTGCTGCTCAGCATCACCCCG GGCAGCCCTTCAGATCGGTTCCTGGCCAACCTCAGCCGCTTCATCGAGGGTTTGGACGCCCGCAGGAATATCAAg GTCTGGTTCAACAACAAGGGCTGGCATGCCATGGTCTCCTTCCTCAACGTGGCCAGCAATGGGCTGCTGCGAGCCTGGCTGCCCCCCGGCACCGACCCCACGCGCTTCGGCATCACGGCCACCAACCATCCCCTCAACCTCACCAAGGAGCAGCTCTCTGAGGCCGCCCT GATGGCCACCTCTGTTGACGTGCTGGTCTCCATCTGCGTGATCTTCGCCATGTCCTTCGTCCCGGCCAGCTTCGTTGTCTTCCTCATTGAGGAGAGGGTCAGCAAGGCCAAGCACCTTCAGTTTGTCAGCGGGATGAAGCCCATCACCTACTGGCTGGGCAACTTCGCCTGGGACatg TGCAACTACCTGGTCCCTGCACTGCTGGtcatcctcatcttcctctgcttccagcaggaaTCCTACGTGTCCTCGGCCAACCTGccctccctggtgctgctgctgctgctctacGG ATGGTCCATCACCCCTCTGATGTATCCAgcctccttcctcttcagcaTCCCCAGCACCGCCTACGTGGCCCTGACCTGCATCAACCTCTTCATCGGCATCAACGGCAGCGTGGCCACCTTTGTGCTGGAGCTCTTTGTGGACCAG AACCTCAATGACATCAACCGCGTCCTGAAGAAGGTTTTCCTCATCTTCCCCCACTTCTGCTTGGGCCGAGGCCTCATTGACATGGTGAAGAATCAGGCAATGGCTGATGCCTTTGAGAGGTTTG GGGACAAGCGCTTTGTGTCCCCCCTCTCCTGGGACCTGGCAGGGAAGAACATGTTTGCCATGGCCATCGAGGGCatcatcttcttcctcttcaccctcctgctgcagtaccacCGCTTCTTCCTGCGCCTGGC GCCACGGGCTCTGGAGCTGCCCTCACTGGGGGACGAGGACCAGGATGTGGCCAGGGAGCGGGCGAGGGTGGGCAGCATCCCCCtgcacagccacctcctgctgctgaaggacCTGACCAAG GTGTACCGGCGCAGGAAGGCTCCGGCCGTGGACCGGCTCTGCGTGGCCATCCCCCCCGGGGAG TGCTTTGGCCTCCTGGGGGTGAACGGGGCCGGGAAAACATCCACCTTCAAGATGCTGACAGGGGACACAGAGGTGACGCTGGGAGAGGCCTGGTTGAAGGGGCACAG CGTGCTCACCGACCTCCAGTCCGTCCACCAGCACATGGGTTACTGTCCCCAGTTTGATGCCATCACGGACCTGCTGACAGGGCGGGAGCACCTGGAGTTCTACAGCCGCCTGCGCGGGGTCCCGGAGGAGGAGACCCCCAGG GTGGCTCAGTGGGGCATCGCCGCGCTGGGGCTGGGCCCGCACGCGGACCGGCCGGCGGGCAAGTACAGCGGGGGCAACAAGCGCAAGCTCTCCACGGCCATCGCCCTCCTCGGCTGCCCCCCCGTCGTCTTCCTG GATGAGCCCACAACGGGGATGGATCCGCAAGCCCGGAGGTTCCTGTGGGAGCGCATCCTTGGCGTTATCCGGGACGGCCGGTCCGTGGTGCTCACATCCCACAG CATGGAGGAGTGTGAGGCGCTCTGCACCAGGATGGCCATCATGGTCAACGGCCGGTTCCGCTGCCTGGGCAGCGTGCAGCACCTCAAGAACAG GTTTGGGGACGGGTACACGGTGGTGGTGCGGGCGGGGGGCCCTGGCCCGGCAGCGGTgcaggccctgctgcagcagcactttccCGGCATCGTGCTGCGGGAGCGGCACGGGGGACTGCTGCAGTACCACCTGCCTGCCCGTGTCGCCTCCCTGGCCACTGTCTTCAGCCTTCTGGCTGCACATCGTGGCCCCTGCCACATCGAGGACTACTCTGTGTCCCAGACCACACTGGACCAG GTCTTTGTGCACTTTGCCCAGGAGCAGAGCGATGGGGATGTCGGGGAGGTCACAGCCCCAGAGCAAGATGCGGCCCCCAGTCCCGGGAGGAGGCTGACCACGTTCCTGGAGGACGACAGCTACCAGGAGAGCGCTGTCTGA